The proteins below are encoded in one region of Fusobacterium massiliense:
- the thiD gene encoding bifunctional hydroxymethylpyrimidine kinase/phosphomethylpyrimidine kinase, whose translation MKTALSIAGTDPTGGAGIMADLKSFHAREVYGMAVVTSVVAQNTMGVQKIQNIDLDILESQLKCVFDDIVPNAIKTGMLPTKEIMEIIVKYVNKGIPYVIDPVMVASSGHNLIGEDAKIFLKENLFKYATLVTPNIPEAETIVNFKIKNEEDIKRAGEKILKDYKPKSVIIKGGHLVTDPVDYLFIDNKVLTFSSPRISTKNTHGTGCTFSAVITAELAKGKSLETAVGIAKKFITQAILKNPELGKGHGPLNHFAYKNDI comes from the coding sequence ATGAAGACAGCTTTATCAATAGCAGGGACAGACCCCACTGGTGGAGCAGGAATAATGGCAGATTTAAAATCTTTTCATGCAAGAGAAGTTTATGGTATGGCTGTAGTAACAAGTGTTGTTGCTCAAAATACTATGGGAGTTCAAAAAATTCAAAACATAGATTTAGATATATTAGAAAGTCAACTAAAGTGTGTTTTTGATGATATAGTACCTAATGCCATAAAAACCGGAATGTTGCCAACAAAAGAAATAATGGAAATTATTGTAAAATATGTTAATAAAGGTATTCCATATGTCATAGATCCTGTTATGGTTGCTAGTAGTGGACATAACTTAATTGGAGAAGATGCCAAAATTTTTCTAAAAGAAAACTTATTTAAGTATGCTACTTTAGTTACACCAAACATTCCAGAAGCAGAAACAATAGTTAATTTTAAAATTAAAAATGAAGAAGATATAAAAAGAGCAGGAGAAAAAATATTAAAAGACTACAAACCAAAGTCTGTCATCATAAAGGGGGGACATCTAGTAACTGACCCTGTAGATTACCTTTTTATAGATAACAAAGTTTTAACTTTTAGTTCTCCAAGAATTTCAACTAAAAATACACATGGTACAGGTTGTACATTTTCAGCAGTAATTACAGCTGAATTAGCAAAAGGAAAGAGCTTAGAAACAGCTGTTGGTATAGCTAAAAAATTTATAACCCAAGCTATTTTAAAAAATCCAGAATTAGGCAAAGGACATGGTCCATTAAATCATTTTGCCTATAAAAACGATATATAA
- the thiE gene encoding thiamine phosphate synthase — MFDRNFLKLYFICGTQDCEYNIDKTKHIIETALKNGVTIFQYREKGEYSLTEEAKENFAREIQILCQKYKVPFIIDDDIDLVLKLNADGIHIGQKDEDIENIRKKIPNKIIGLTVSNEDEFSNSKIEMADYLGVGPVYNTFSKKNPAQTIGVSGIKKIRNLTNKPIVAIGGIKKENIKEIIKNGADGVAVISAITKEKNIEKITCDLKNEINLSNFLGQYTF, encoded by the coding sequence ATGTTTGATAGAAATTTTTTAAAATTATATTTCATTTGTGGCACTCAAGATTGTGAATACAATATAGACAAAACAAAACATATTATAGAAACTGCTCTCAAAAATGGAGTAACTATTTTTCAATACAGAGAAAAAGGTGAATATAGCTTAACAGAAGAAGCAAAAGAAAATTTTGCAAGAGAAATTCAGATTTTATGTCAAAAATATAAAGTTCCCTTTATCATAGATGATGATATAGATTTAGTTTTAAAATTAAATGCTGATGGGATACATATAGGACAAAAAGATGAAGATATTGAAAATATTAGAAAAAAAATTCCAAATAAAATTATAGGTTTGACAGTTTCAAACGAAGATGAATTTTCTAATTCTAAAATTGAAATGGCAGATTATTTAGGAGTGGGACCTGTCTATAATACATTTTCTAAAAAAAATCCAGCTCAAACTATTGGTGTGTCAGGAATTAAAAAAATAAGAAATTTGACAAATAAACCTATCGTTGCAATTGGTGGAATAAAAAAAGAAAATATAAAAGAAATTATTAAAAATGGTGCCGACGGTGTGGCTGTTATTTCTGCAATAACTAAAGAAAAAAATATTGAAAAAATAACTTGTGATTTAAAAAATGAAATTAATTTGTCCAACTTTTTGGGTCAGTACACTTTTTAG
- a CDS encoding GspE/PulE family protein, translating to MEKIKNFFITTIKDKSRENFIEDIEKMFDLEKTHLNKGLFFIIIEAIKWKASDIHIESLLDKVRIRFRIDGFLKEIVQIDKDFLAPIVSKIKILSSLDIVEKRKPQDGRFSLKYKNREIDIRTSFIPTVHGEKIVLRILDKFNNKLSIDDLYLSENNKKLFLKNINRNNGIILINGPTGSGKSTTLYTILKYKNKEEINISTVEDPIEYHIDGVNQTQCKIDIGLDFATMLRAILRQDPDVIMIGEIRDKETAEIAIKAALTGHLVFSTVHSNNSLSCINRLKNLGLDNYLLSLVIEMIVSQRLVRKLCPDCKIIDTEAMNKLESLGITDEIHKNSIFYKACGCEKCMGIGYIGRLPIFEVLDFNEENKTLFFENRDKISGNLNTLLYDGIEKASQGLTSLDELLRLL from the coding sequence ATGGAAAAAATTAAAAACTTTTTTATAACAACTATTAAAGATAAAAGTCGAGAAAACTTTATAGAAGATATCGAAAAAATGTTCGACTTAGAAAAGACCCATCTAAATAAAGGTTTATTTTTTATTATAATTGAGGCTATAAAATGGAAAGCAAGTGATATTCATATTGAGTCTTTACTAGATAAAGTAAGGATTAGATTTAGAATTGATGGATTTTTAAAAGAAATAGTTCAAATAGATAAAGATTTTTTAGCTCCTATAGTATCCAAAATTAAAATTTTATCATCCCTTGATATTGTTGAAAAAAGAAAACCTCAAGATGGTAGATTTTCATTAAAATACAAAAATAGAGAAATAGATATTAGAACTTCTTTTATTCCAACAGTACATGGTGAAAAAATAGTTTTAAGAATATTAGATAAATTTAATAATAAGCTAAGTATAGATGATTTATATTTATCCGAAAACAATAAAAAGCTCTTTTTAAAAAACATCAATAGAAATAATGGAATTATCTTAATAAATGGTCCAACTGGTTCTGGAAAATCTACAACATTATATACTATTTTAAAATACAAAAACAAAGAAGAAATTAATATATCTACTGTTGAAGATCCTATAGAATACCATATAGACGGAGTAAATCAAACTCAATGTAAAATAGATATTGGATTAGATTTTGCAACAATGCTAAGAGCAATTTTAAGACAAGACCCTGATGTAATAATGATTGGTGAAATAAGGGATAAAGAAACTGCCGAAATTGCTATAAAAGCAGCTCTCACTGGACATTTAGTTTTCTCAACCGTCCACTCAAATAATTCTCTATCTTGTATAAATAGACTGAAAAATTTAGGTTTAGACAATTATCTTCTTAGTTTAGTTATTGAGATGATTGTATCTCAAAGATTAGTTAGAAAATTATGTCCCGATTGTAAAATAATAGACACTGAAGCAATGAATAAATTAGAGAGTTTAGGAATAACTGATGAAATTCATAAAAATTCTATATTTTATAAAGCTTGTGGTTGTGAAAAATGTATGGGTATAGGTTATATAGGAAGACTTCCAATTTTTGAAGTATTGGATTTTAACGAAGAAAATAAAACATTATTTTTTGAAAATAGAGATAAAATAAGTGGAAATCTAAATACTTTACTATATGATGGTATAGAAAAAGCTAGTCAAGGCTTAACATCACTTGATGAATTGTTGAGGCTACTATGA
- a CDS encoding type II secretion system F family protein, whose translation MKIKKEKILFFTRELKIMLKGGITFIKAIELIGNEEKNNDFKKILKKISKNLSSGKNIYDSFKIYKDIFGENYIQMIKIGELSGTLTERLEDIIELFESEISNKKKILSMLTYPIVVIIFTISVVIFLLLFILPNFISIFEENNVELPFLTKILLSISQNFTWILFFIILIIVGLHFIKVYINKNKKRKLKKDKFLFKIVIFGDLLRLSTAERIYYSLYTLLNVGIGLVESIDIIYTNTNNSYVKANLLEVKKSILDGSSISKALKNLNLYTDRFSNLFISGEESGYFLENLLQVSKILKQDFEYKLKKLISFIEPLVIIILGVIVGLIVCAIYLPILSLGNVFN comes from the coding sequence ATGAAAATTAAAAAAGAAAAAATTTTATTTTTTACAAGAGAATTAAAAATAATGCTTAAAGGTGGAATTACGTTTATTAAAGCTATCGAACTAATAGGAAATGAAGAGAAAAACAACGATTTTAAAAAAATTCTAAAAAAAATTTCAAAAAATTTATCTTCTGGAAAAAATATTTATGATAGTTTTAAAATTTATAAAGATATATTTGGAGAAAACTATATACAAATGATAAAAATAGGAGAACTCAGTGGGACATTAACAGAAAGACTTGAAGATATTATAGAGCTTTTTGAATCTGAAATCTCTAATAAGAAAAAAATTTTGTCTATGCTAACTTATCCTATAGTTGTCATAATTTTTACGATATCCGTTGTAATCTTTTTATTACTATTTATACTTCCAAATTTTATAAGTATATTTGAAGAAAACAATGTGGAACTCCCTTTTCTAACAAAAATATTATTAAGTATATCTCAAAATTTTACTTGGATTTTATTTTTTATTATTTTAATAATTGTAGGACTTCATTTTATTAAAGTGTATATAAATAAAAATAAAAAAAGAAAACTAAAAAAAGATAAATTTTTATTTAAAATAGTCATCTTTGGTGATTTACTAAGATTATCCACAGCTGAAAGAATATATTATTCTTTATATACATTATTAAATGTTGGAATTGGTCTAGTTGAAAGTATAGATATCATCTACACAAATACGAATAATAGCTATGTAAAAGCAAATCTACTTGAAGTAAAAAAATCCATACTTGATGGAAGTTCAATATCTAAAGCATTAAAAAATCTTAATTTATATACTGATAGATTTTCTAATCTATTTATTTCCGGAGAAGAAAGTGGCTATTTCTTAGAAAATTTATTACAAGTTTCAAAAATATTAAAACAAGACTTTGAATACAAATTAAAAAAATTAATTTCTTTTATAGAACCTTTAGTAATAATAATTTTAGGTGTAATTGTTGGTTTAATTGTATGTGCAATATATTTACCAATACTATCATTGGGAAATGTTTTTAATTAA
- a CDS encoding prepilin-type N-terminal cleavage/methylation domain-containing protein, whose product MKNKGFSLIEIVVAIAIIGILSGIVGLQLRGYMAKAKDAKVIASLNSFRVASQLYQAENEEPLIDENSIATHDETKVKEALQKLEIYLDSNAKAIINNPKVAIGGSRSAENGDIKYGGQIRFTFKNPNGNSDGYNLWIEPVDGTGDYDTKGKKWIEY is encoded by the coding sequence ATGAAAAACAAAGGATTTTCATTGATTGAAATTGTTGTGGCTATTGCTATAATTGGAATTTTATCTGGTATTGTTGGTTTACAATTAAGAGGATATATGGCTAAGGCTAAAGATGCAAAGGTTATTGCATCTCTAAACTCTTTTAGAGTAGCATCTCAGTTATACCAAGCTGAAAATGAAGAGCCTCTTATAGATGAAAATTCTATTGCAACTCACGATGAAACAAAAGTTAAAGAAGCATTACAAAAATTGGAAATATATTTAGATAGTAATGCTAAGGCAATTATAAATAATCCTAAAGTTGCTATAGGTGGTTCAAGAAGTGCAGAAAATGGGGATATAAAGTATGGAGGTCAAATTAGATTCACATTTAAAAATCCAAATGGAAATAGTGACGGCTACAATTTATGGATTGAACCAGTAGATGGAACAGGAGATTACGATACAAAAGGTAAAAAATGGATAGAATATTAA
- a CDS encoding prepilin peptidase, translating into MDRILIVILYILLALIMYIDINRKYIPNFLNFSIFVLVIFITGLDNFESFFIGSACYSLPIIFIYGYLSDLLKKEVFGFGDIKLIISLGGLIYNNKINLFLQVYIFYLLVFSLATIFILTLFLKNIFCKKKIILRGRELAFAPYISLTAIIMFNYLKYLEFPL; encoded by the coding sequence ATGGATAGAATATTAATAGTCATTCTATATATTTTATTAGCATTAATTATGTATATAGATATAAATAGAAAATATATTCCAAATTTTTTAAATTTTTCTATATTTGTTCTTGTAATATTTATAACTGGACTTGATAACTTTGAGAGTTTCTTTATAGGTTCAGCCTGTTATTCATTACCAATAATATTTATTTACGGCTATCTATCTGATTTATTAAAAAAAGAAGTTTTTGGTTTTGGAGATATAAAATTAATAATTTCATTGGGTGGTTTAATTTATAACAATAAAATAAATTTATTTTTGCAAGTATACATATTTTACTTACTTGTTTTTTCTTTAGCTACAATTTTTATTCTTACTTTATTTTTAAAAAATATTTTTTGTAAGAAAAAAATTATACTTAGAGGTAGGGAGCTTGCTTTTGCTCCCTATATTTCTTTAACTGCTATTATAATGTTTAATTACTTAAAATATCTGGAGTTTCCATTATGA
- a CDS encoding prepilin-type N-terminal cleavage/methylation domain-containing protein yields the protein MNSKKAFSLVEVIVSFFILLLVLIPTIKLNLQILETYNKISETRKNYENFRNIVNMLMAEENININIHKTFFSFQDLKKDFELFDSEIKEKNFKLDLHTEKEEVDYTFKKKKLITIIVEYENAGEKFNTKIQKIGD from the coding sequence ATGAATTCTAAGAAAGCTTTTAGTTTGGTTGAAGTTATAGTATCATTTTTTATCTTACTTTTAGTTTTAATACCAACAATAAAATTAAATTTACAAATCTTGGAAACTTATAATAAAATCTCTGAAACAAGAAAAAATTATGAAAACTTTAGAAATATAGTCAATATGTTAATGGCAGAAGAAAATATTAATATCAATATACATAAAACTTTTTTTAGTTTCCAAGATTTAAAAAAAGATTTTGAACTTTTTGACTCTGAGATTAAAGAAAAAAATTTTAAATTAGATTTACACACTGAAAAAGAAGAAGTTGACTACACTTTTAAAAAGAAAAAACTAATAACTATAATTGTCGAATATGAAAATGCTGGAGAGAAATTTAATACTAAAATTCAAAAAATAGGAGATTAG
- a CDS encoding PilN domain-containing protein produces MFKNTLELLSLTDLNLNNKHKKVILCLENNFFISLKIKIENPLNDEDRKEKIEDKLEIMYPKYNDEDYILNYEIISKDKKSETFIVYLLDLLHLNDNIIIDDMKDYGLISIIPSFFTCREKNIENEYINIDIGEELIIISEYENKKIKDISSFKISNSITNNDFEENISYENSYEIINTYLYNISNDKKIIFTGNEIDFNNLDLENKNYEFYKPQKISYKNYLNFLPNELKKRYFLYYVNSTYLYTFLALSILTLIGTIGLHFFIQQYENSINEINTSNEEIQESIDNMRNEMKEIENNIETYKNTSKEKENSSFKIGNFLENLVNLCPNGIEIKSIEFDDKKILNIEGFSQSVNQVIEFLENLYRSENFEVVNYDYIQKNENSIEFKLEIKFVKK; encoded by the coding sequence ATGTTTAAAAATACTTTAGAGCTATTGAGTTTAACAGATTTAAATTTAAATAATAAACACAAAAAAGTTATTCTATGCTTGGAAAACAATTTTTTTATTTCTTTAAAAATTAAAATAGAAAATCCATTGAATGATGAAGATAGAAAAGAAAAAATTGAAGATAAGTTAGAAATAATGTACCCAAAATACAATGATGAAGACTATATATTAAATTATGAAATAATAAGTAAAGATAAAAAATCTGAAACTTTTATAGTATATCTATTAGATTTACTCCACTTAAATGATAATATTATTATTGATGATATGAAGGATTATGGTTTAATTTCTATAATCCCTTCTTTTTTTACATGTAGAGAAAAAAATATTGAAAACGAATATATTAATATAGATATTGGAGAAGAATTAATCATAATTAGTGAATATGAGAATAAGAAAATTAAAGATATTAGCAGTTTTAAAATATCTAATTCCATAACAAATAATGATTTTGAAGAAAACATAAGTTATGAAAATAGCTATGAAATAATAAATACCTATTTATATAATATTTCAAATGATAAAAAAATAATATTTACAGGAAATGAAATAGATTTTAATAATCTAGATTTAGAAAATAAAAATTATGAATTTTATAAACCACAAAAAATAAGTTACAAAAATTATCTTAATTTTTTACCAAATGAATTAAAAAAAAGATATTTTTTATATTATGTTAATAGTACTTACTTATACACTTTTCTAGCTCTGTCTATACTTACTCTTATTGGAACTATTGGTCTACACTTTTTTATCCAACAATATGAAAATTCAATTAATGAAATAAATACTTCCAATGAAGAAATACAAGAATCTATAGATAATATGAGAAATGAAATGAAAGAAATTGAAAATAATATAGAAACTTATAAGAACACAAGTAAAGAAAAAGAAAACTCTTCTTTTAAAATTGGGAATTTTTTAGAAAACCTAGTAAATCTATGTCCTAATGGTATCGAGATAAAATCTATTGAATTTGATGATAAAAAAATTTTAAATATAGAGGGATTTAGTCAATCTGTAAATCAAGTTATTGAATTTTTAGAGAACCTATATCGTTCCGAAAATTTTGAAGTTGTAAATTATGACTACATTCAAAAAAATGAAAATAGCATAGAGTTTAAATTGGAAATAAAATTTGTGAAAAAATAG
- a CDS encoding secretin N-terminal domain-containing protein yields MKKLILIFFMLFNYLLYSSNLPRDVDIINMPLHDVLSILSKESGENIICSNDAKDLIIDTYFNKGENIDIILQGLANTYDLNIRNENNMKILYLQKEENSKKAKIIGKIMANGKSVVGAKIELKDINKIAYSDKNGFFIIDGIPKNVYLCKISKDGYEEKGEIIDTNKSITKINIHLEKNSTDDFENLNIENENFYENGNKILYTKTFSIKNISSKEVETSLKETFGDSIKVSSLEKVNKLIVNAERDILDNVTSVIENIDKNPRQVKISSEILDISNNLFQELGFDWFYSRNKISGNDFAIRYPGKVFGYPGTILNLSRNYRNKEDVLNIGLKLLQENNDIVVSSIPTLTIASGEEGEFKVTDEVIVGIRNEKRDDKNNKNNKNDKSNKYRNSEPVFREAGLVMKVKPFIKDNDNIILEISLELSEFKLKSNSSKGNEINSGTYNSDGGSKSGRSLKTKVRLKNGDTILLGGLKRTLQQTIENKIPFLGDIPIIGFFFKNTTKRNENSDMYIKLTVNIEKI; encoded by the coding sequence ATGAAAAAATTGATTTTAATATTTTTTATGTTATTTAATTATCTGCTTTATTCTTCAAACTTACCTAGAGATGTAGATATAATAAATATGCCTCTACACGATGTTTTATCAATATTATCAAAAGAAAGTGGAGAAAACATAATATGTAGTAATGATGCTAAAGATTTAATAATAGATACATATTTTAATAAAGGTGAAAATATTGATATTATTTTACAAGGTCTAGCTAATACTTATGACTTAAATATTAGAAATGAAAATAATATGAAAATTTTATATCTTCAAAAAGAAGAAAATTCAAAAAAGGCAAAAATTATTGGAAAAATTATGGCAAATGGAAAAAGTGTAGTCGGTGCAAAAATTGAATTGAAAGATATTAATAAAATAGCATATTCTGATAAAAATGGATTTTTTATTATTGATGGTATACCTAAAAATGTCTATTTATGTAAAATTTCTAAAGATGGATACGAAGAAAAAGGAGAAATCATAGATACAAATAAGTCTATAACAAAAATTAATATACATTTAGAAAAAAATTCAACTGATGATTTTGAAAATTTAAACATTGAAAATGAAAATTTTTATGAAAACGGAAATAAAATTTTATATACAAAAACTTTTTCTATAAAAAATATTTCTTCAAAAGAAGTCGAAACTAGCTTAAAAGAAACTTTTGGAGATAGTATAAAAGTAAGTTCTTTAGAAAAAGTAAATAAATTAATAGTTAATGCTGAAAGAGATATTTTAGATAATGTTACTTCTGTTATAGAAAATATTGATAAAAATCCTAGACAGGTAAAAATTTCTTCTGAAATCTTAGACATATCTAATAATTTATTTCAAGAACTTGGTTTTGATTGGTTTTATAGTAGGAATAAGATTTCAGGAAATGATTTTGCTATTAGGTATCCTGGAAAAGTATTCGGATATCCCGGAACTATTTTAAATCTTTCTAGAAATTATAGAAATAAAGAAGATGTATTAAATATAGGTTTAAAATTATTACAAGAAAATAATGATATAGTTGTAAGTTCTATCCCAACATTAACAATAGCTAGTGGAGAAGAGGGAGAATTTAAAGTTACAGATGAAGTTATTGTAGGAATAAGGAACGAAAAAAGAGATGATAAAAATAACAAAAACAATAAAAACGATAAAAGTAATAAATATCGAAACTCTGAGCCAGTTTTTAGAGAAGCAGGGCTTGTTATGAAAGTTAAACCATTTATAAAAGATAATGATAACATCATTTTAGAAATAAGTTTAGAATTAAGTGAGTTTAAATTAAAAAGCAATTCATCCAAAGGAAATGAAATCAATTCTGGAACTTATAATTCTGATGGTGGTTCAAAAAGTGGGAGAAGCCTAAAAACAAAAGTTAGACTTAAAAATGGGGACACTATATTACTTGGAGGCCTAAAAAGAACTCTCCAACAAACTATAGAAAATAAAATTCCATTTTTAGGTGATATTCCAATTATTGGTTTCTTTTTCAAAAATACAACTAAAAGAAATGAAAATTCAGATATGTATATAAAATTAACTGTAAATATAGAAAAAATTTAA
- the dnaJ gene encoding molecular chaperone DnaJ, with product MAKRDYYEVLGIDKNAGESDIKKAYRKAAMKYHPDKFANASDAEKKDAEEKFKEVNEAYQILSDSQKKQQYDQFGHAAFEQGGAGFGGGFNAGGFDFGDIFGDIFGGGGFSGFGGFGGGSSRRNYQEPGDDIRLGLEITLEEAAKGVEKTIKYKRTAQCSHCHGTGGEDGKTKTCSRCNGKGTIVTQQRTILGVMQSQTVCPDCHGKGKVPEKKCSHCHGVGTEKETIEKKITVPAGIDEGQKLRYSGFGEASENGGPSGDLYIVIRIKKHDIFERYGIDLHCEVPISYATAVIGGEVEIPTLNGKKMIKIPEGTESGKLMRVRGEGIKSLRSDHTGDIMVKLTIETPKKLTEKQKELLEKFEESLNEKNYEQKSNFMKKVKRFFKSVVE from the coding sequence ATGGCTAAAAGAGACTACTATGAAGTCCTTGGAATAGATAAAAATGCAGGAGAAAGTGATATAAAGAAGGCATATAGAAAAGCTGCTATGAAATATCACCCTGATAAGTTTGCAAATGCAAGCGATGCAGAAAAAAAAGATGCAGAAGAAAAGTTTAAAGAAGTAAATGAAGCTTATCAAATTCTTTCTGATAGTCAAAAGAAACAACAATATGACCAGTTTGGACATGCTGCTTTTGAGCAAGGTGGAGCTGGTTTTGGTGGTGGATTTAATGCTGGTGGCTTTGACTTCGGAGATATATTTGGAGATATTTTTGGTGGTGGAGGTTTTAGTGGTTTTGGAGGCTTTGGTGGAGGTTCTTCCAGAAGAAACTATCAAGAACCTGGAGATGATATTAGACTAGGGCTTGAAATTACTTTAGAGGAAGCTGCCAAAGGAGTAGAAAAAACTATAAAATATAAAAGAACTGCTCAATGTTCACATTGCCATGGAACAGGAGGAGAAGATGGAAAAACTAAGACATGTTCTAGATGTAATGGTAAGGGAACAATAGTAACTCAACAAAGAACTATTTTAGGAGTTATGCAATCACAAACTGTTTGTCCAGATTGTCATGGAAAAGGAAAGGTACCTGAAAAGAAATGCTCTCATTGTCATGGAGTTGGAACTGAAAAAGAAACTATTGAAAAGAAAATAACAGTCCCAGCAGGTATTGATGAGGGACAAAAATTAAGATATAGTGGTTTTGGTGAAGCTAGTGAAAATGGTGGACCTAGTGGAGACTTATATATAGTTATTAGAATTAAAAAGCATGACATTTTTGAAAGATATGGAATAGATTTACATTGTGAAGTACCTATATCTTATGCAACAGCTGTTATAGGAGGAGAAGTAGAAATTCCAACTTTAAACGGTAAAAAAATGATAAAAATTCCTGAAGGAACTGAAAGTGGAAAATTAATGAGAGTTCGTGGAGAAGGAATTAAATCTTTAAGAAGTGATCATACCGGAGATATTATGGTAAAACTTACTATAGAAACTCCAAAAAAATTAACTGAAAAACAAAAAGAGTTGTTAGAAAAATTTGAAGAAAGTTTGAATGAAAAAAATTATGAACAAAAATCAAATTTTATGAAAAAAGTTAAAAGATTTTTTAAAAGTGTAGTTGAATAA
- a CDS encoding methylated-DNA--[protein]-cysteine S-methyltransferase, giving the protein MKNIKGISFLYNKEIGYLEIIEEKEGISEINFLGNMDIQTRKDLYNIFNESPLTKKCSEQLEEYFNGERKEFNIELDIKGTEFQKQCWNALAKVPYGQTISYSEEAKMIRNEKALRAVGSANGKNCIPIIIPCHRIISKDGKLGGYSGGEDKNKGIEIKKYLLELEKSFK; this is encoded by the coding sequence ATGAAAAATATTAAAGGAATTTCATTTTTATACAATAAAGAAATTGGATATTTAGAAATAATTGAAGAAAAAGAAGGTATAAGTGAAATTAATTTTTTAGGAAATATGGATATTCAAACAAGAAAAGATCTATATAATATTTTTAATGAATCTCCTTTAACGAAAAAATGTAGTGAACAATTGGAAGAATATTTTAATGGAGAGAGAAAAGAATTTAATATTGAATTAGATATTAAAGGAACTGAGTTTCAAAAACAATGTTGGAACGCTTTAGCAAAAGTACCTTATGGACAAACTATTTCATACAGTGAAGAAGCTAAGATGATAAGAAATGAGAAAGCACTTAGAGCTGTTGGTTCAGCCAATGGTAAAAATTGTATTCCAATAATTATCCCTTGTCATAGAATTATATCAAAAGATGGTAAACTTGGTGGATACAGTGGTGGAGAAGATAAGAATAAAGGAATTGAGATAAAAAAATATCTTTTGGAACTTGAAAAAAGTTTTAAATAA